One Streptomyces umbrinus genomic window, CCCTGTCGCAGGACCGCCTCCGCGTTGGCGGGCGGGTCGGCGATGGCCGCATGGCCGGTGCACGCGGCGATCCGCGCGAAGCCGTGCTGGTAGATCGACCAAAGATTCACGATTTCGAAGTGCCCTTTCCAGCAATCAGTTTCACGATGGGTGCCTCCCGGCACCCGACAAGCATCGGCCCGGCACCGTCAGTCGGCACCGACCGGCCGTTCGAAGAATGTCTCCAGCACGACCGTCGCATGCGTCCCACTCACGCCCTCGATCTCGTAGAGCCGCCGCAGGACGTCCTGCAACTGCTCCGTGGTGGCCGTGCGCACCTTCACGAGGACGGACGCCGTGCCCGCGATGACGTGGGCTTCCTGGATCTCGGGGATGGCGGCGAACGATTCGGACGCCTCCCCCATCCAGGCCGACGAGTCGACCATGACGAAGGCGAGCACGCCCCGCCCGAGGGCGGCCGGGTCGACGTCCACGGTCGTACGGCGGATCACGCCGCGTTCACGGAGCTTACGTACACGATCGTGAGCGGCACCGGCCGACAGGCCGACCGCCCTGCCGAGCAGCGCGTAGGCCTGCCCGGCGTCGCGCTGCAGCTCCGCGATCAGCGCCCTGTCGACGTCGTCCACGATCCCGTTGACCATCCCCATACCCCAACCATATCCCGTTCGGTCATATTAGGATCACGGCGAATGACGTTCAGATCCGCATGACGCTCAGCTCCGCACGGAGAGAGGTTGGCCATGTCCGGCGAGATTCTCAACAACCTGTACGAGGTCCTGGATGAGCGCTTTCGCACCGGTCGGTGCGCGAACGGCGACGCGCGTCTGGAGCAGTTGTACTCCGACTGCCGCTGGGCCGAGGGGCCGCTCTATCTGCCCGCCTGGCGGCAGCTGATCTGGAGCGACATTCCCAACGACCGCCTGCTGCGCTGTGACGAGACGACGGGCGCGATCGGGGTCTTCCGTTCCCCGGCCGGACACGTCAACGGCAACACTCTCGACCGCGAGGGCCGGCTGGTGAGCTGCGAGCAGGGCAACCGCCGAGTCACCCGCACCGAGCACGACGGCCGCGTCACCGTGCTCGCCGACCGCTTCGAGGGCAAGCGGTTCAACAGCCCGAACGACGCGGTCGTACGCTCCGACGGCTCCGTCTGGTTCACGGACCCGGACTTCGGGATCACCAGCGACTACGAGGGGTTCCGCGCCGAGAGCGAGATCGGCAGCTGCGACGTCTATCGGATCGACCCCGTGACCGGCGGGATCCACCGGGTCGCGGACGGCTTCGGCGGACCGAACGGCCTGGTCTTCTCGGGGGACGAAAGGCAGTTGTACGTCGCCGACACGAAGGCCGGACAGATCCGCGTCTTCGACGTGCACGAGGATCGCACCCTCTCGGACGGCAAGGTGTTCGCCCAGCACACCGAGGGCGGCTTCGACAACATCCGCTTCGACGACGAAGGGCGACTGTGGGCCGCCGCGTTCGACGAGGGCGTGCACTGCTACGACCCCGACGGCACCCTCATCGGACGACTGCGCGTGCCCGAGCCGGTCTCCAACATCGCCTTCGGCGGCCCGAAGAACAACCGTCTCTTCATCACGGCCACGACCTCGCTCTACTCACTCATGATGTCCGTGACGGGCCTGCCCCGGGGGCGGTGAGGGCCGTACGACTTCCCGGCACACCCACTCCAAGGCGTCGGCCGGGGTGTTTCGGCCGATTCCCGACGGGCCGCGAGATGCTCACCTCCGTGCATTGACCTCTTCGGCGTACTGCCCAACGGTGGATCCTCCCTACTCGGCACAGGAAGGGAAGTTCCCGTGCGAAGACGGCACTTCGTCAGTGGATTGATCGGCACCGCGGCAGGATTCGGGCTGACCACGGCGGCCGGGCCGTTCGCGGCCGCCCGCAGCGCTGCCGCCGCCGCGTTTCCCCCGGGCTGGCAGCCCGTGCCCGTGCCGAACGGGCAGGAGGCCGCGCAGTTCGTCGACGTGGCGGCCGCCGGGCCGGAGCTCGCGTGGGCCGTGGGCGAGGAGGGCCGGAACGGCTCCACACGGGGCAGGCCGCTGGCGATGGGCTGGGACGGTACGGCGTGGACACGGACCGGCCTGGACCATCTGGACTTCGCCGGACAACTGCGTTCCGTCGCGGGCAGCTCCCCCGACGCGGCGTGGGCCGTCGGCACCGACACCTCCGGGCACGGGCACCTGCTGGCCTGGGACGGCGTCACCTGGCAGGAGGTGGCCTACCCGGGGCAGGAGGACACCGGGACCGAACTCACCGGCGTGGCGGTCGCCCCCGACGGGCGGGCCTGGGTCTCCGGCCGCAACAGTGACGGGCAGGGGCTGCTGCACTGGAACAAGCGGGAGTGGCGCTGGTGCGCGCTGCTGCCGAGCACGGTGACCGAGGCGCCGTCGGGCGTCCACCGCACACCGGGTGGCGAGATATGGGTGTACGGAACCGGTGTCGTCGCTCGCTGGGACGGAGCCTGGACCGAACTGCCGCCGCCCACAGGGCTCCGCTTCGGCGTCACCGGGCTTCTCCCCTGCGCCGACAACGACGTCTGGCTCACCGGCTACGACTACGGGGTCGGCGGGCCGCCCGGAAAGCCCCCGAGCTGCGTGCTGCGGCACTGGGACGGCACCACGTGGAGCTACGTCACCCCGCCGTTCACCGTCGGCCTGCTCAGCGGCATCACCGGCGACGACCAGGGGCGGCCGGACCGTATCGCCGGCTGGGACTTCTGGGACCAGACACGGGCGCACTATCTGCGCTGGGACGGCACGGCCTGGGTGAGCGAACGAGGTCCGCTCGCGACGACACCGGTCGTGCTCAACGCACTTGCCCGGATACCCGCAACCGGCGAGTACTGGTCCGTCGGCACGACCTCGTCCTCCCCCTACCCACCCGCGCAAGCGCGCGTGGAGCACTTCGGCCCCTGAGGCACGCCCGTACAGCCGACGGTCACGGCTTACGGGCGAGGCCGCCGTGCTCGCCGACGGGTTCGGGGGTGGCAGAGGTGGGTTCCGGGCGCCAGAGGGGGACCGAGACGACCCCGGGCTCGATGAGTTCCAGACCGTCGAAGTACGCCGTGATCTCGTCGACGGTACGCAGGTTGTACGGGACGGCGCCGCTTTCGTTGTAGGCGTCCTGGGCCTGCTCGAAGACCGGATCGATGCCCCGTGAACCGTCGTTGATGGAGAGGTGGCTGCCGGAAGGTAGCGCGTCCATCAGGCGGGTGACGATGGAGCACGCCCGGTCGTGGTCGGCGACGTGGCCCAGGATGTTACTCAGGACGAGGGCGGTGGGACGGGTGAGGTCCAGCGTCTCGGCTGCGGCCGCCAGGATGCGCTCCGGGTCCAGCACGTCGGCGTCGACGAAGGCGGTCGCCCCCTCCCGGGTGGAGTGGAGCAGGTCGCGGGCGTGTGCCACCACCAGCGGGTCGTTGTCGACGTAGACGATCCTGGACTCCGGCGCGATGCGCTGGGCGACCTCATGGGTGTTGTCAGCGGTCGGCAGACCGGTTCCGACGTCCAGGAACTGCCGGATGCCCGCCTCGGCGACCAGGTACGTGATGTTGCGGCGCAGGAAGGCGCGGCTGCTGCGGGCGATGGTCACGATGCCGGGGAAGACGGCGGTGTACGCGTCGCCGGCCTCCTGGTCCACGGGGTAGTTGTCCTTGCCGCCCAGCCAGTAGTTCCAGATCCGCGCAGAGTGCGGCACCGAAGTGTCGATCTTCTGATGCGCCTCGGGTCCGGGCGTCGTCGCGTGGTCGGTCATGAGTGCAGCCCGTCTCTCGGCCGAGGCGTGGATGGTTCACCGGACAACGTACGTCCCAACTGGCCTGGTGCGTAGACCAGTTCACGTATCCCACAGGTTCGGGCTGTGGCTTTCGTGGAGTGGCTGGGCGGGGCTGGGTTGGGCAGGGCGGGACGCGGATCACCCGGCCTTCCAGGCAAGGCCCTTGAGCATGCCGTGCCAGTACAGGGCGGGAAGGCCGTAGCGCTTGAGCAGCCACATGTCCCGGCGTTCCTCGGTGGTGTCGACCAAGGGGATGCTGGGGGCGGGGCGCAGGTCGTAGTCGAACTCGGCGAGCAGCATCCTGTCGCGGGCCGTGACCAACGGGCAGGAGGTGTAGCCGTCGTAGCGGCACAGGTCACGGCGTTCGCCCTTGGGATCGGCCTCGATCTCGGCCAGCAGGTTGGCGACCACGACGGGGGCCTGCTTGCGGACGGCGGCGCCAGTCTTGGAGGTGGGCAGGTTCGCGACGTCGCCAAGGGCGAACACATTGCGGTGGCGCGGGTGTTGAAGGGTGTACTTGTCGACCTCCACATAGCCGTACGGACTGGTGGGATCGGCGAGCGGGCTGTGCTTGACCCAGTCGGGGGCACTCTGCGGCGGGACGGCGTGGAGCAGATCGAAGCCGCGGGTCTCCTCGTCGCCCGTGGAGTGGTTGGCCACGGTCAGCCGACGGGCAGCGCCATCAACAGAGGTCATCTCCGAGTTCAGTCGCACCTCGATGCCGTAGCGGTCGGCGACCCTCTCCAGGGCCCGGCGCCAGACGGGTACGGCGAACATGGAGTCCGCGGGCAGGACCAGGACCACTCGGATGCGGTCCAGAACACCTTGCCTGCGCCAGTGGTCGGCGGCCAGGTAGGCGATCTTCTGCGGGGCGCCGCCGCACTTGACCGGGCCGGTCGGCTGGGTGAAGACCGCGGTGCCCGAGCGCAGGCCTCGAATCAGTTCCCAGGTGTACGGAGCATGCGCGAAGGAGTAGTTGCTGGACACAGCCCCGTGTCCGACGGCTGTGTCCAGGCCGGGAACTGCGTCCCAGTCCAGCTGGAGACCGGGAGCCATCACCAGGTGGTCGTACCCGATGGTGCGGTGCTCGGTCGTGGTGACCGTCCGCGCCTCGGGGTCGACGGATGCGGCAGCCTCGCGGATCCAGCACACCCGCCTCGGCATCACGGAGGCCTCGGGGCGGCGGGTGATGTCCAGCGGGGCCTGACCGCCGCCGACCAGGGTCCACAGCGGCTGGTACCAGTGGGTGCTCGCCGGTTCGAGCACCGCGACGTCGGTGACACCGGCTCGGCGCAAGCGTGCAGCGACGGTGATACCGGCGGTGCCGCCTCCGACGATCAGCACCCGGTGGCGCCTCCGGGCGGAACGGCGGGCGGAGGACGTGGATGGCATGAAGGACTCCTCACGATCTTCACGCTATACCCCCGTAGGTATTTTCGAGAGTAGGCGACACCGGCCGCCAGAGCCAATACCGGACCGCCAAATCACCTGACAGGCAAGGCAGTTGACGAATCTGAGCGCCCTCGGTTACGACCCCGCCGCAGGGTCTGTGCTGTAATGCTTGAGTGCAGTTTGAGCATGACAACATGGTCGGTGTCCATCTGGCCGTGGCCCTGGTGAATCTCGAATCGAGCGGCCCGTGGACGCCCGAGGCGCTGGAGCGGGCGCTGCGGGAGCATCAGATCCGTCGTCCGCGGGTGACTGCTGCCGCCGGTGAGGAGATCCGGGCGTGGTCGCGGCGGTTGAGGCCGGTCTTCGAGGCGTCCTCGCAGACCGGGCTGTGCCGGACCATCAACGCGCTGCTCGCGGACGGAGCCGGAAGTGTGTATCTGACCACGCACGACGAATTGCGGCCACATCTCCACTTCGCTCCGGACGGCCAGGACCTCCAGAGCCGTGTGAAGGCCGTGACCGCGGGAGGCCTGGCCATCTTCACCATGGAGGCCGAGGGGGAACGGCTGGGCGCATGCGCACTCGACTCCTGCCGGACCGTCTTCGTGGACACCAGCCGCAACGGCCGCCGCGCCTACTGTCGCGCGCGCTGCGCCAACACGGACGCGGTGCGGCGCCACCGTATGAAGCAGGCCTAATCCGGTCGGCGGGCCCGGATTGCCTTCCCAGAAGGGCAGGAGCGGCGTTCGGCAGCCCCCTGTCCGCCTCTCCCCAGCCGCCGGGGCGGCCCTACGCCGGGACCAGTGCCACGACGAGCGGGACGGCGGCGATGCCCAGGAGCGTCTGCGTCGCGGTGATCCCGGCCATCAGCGGTGCGTCGCCGCCCAGTTGCCTGGCCATGATGTACGACGACGATGCCGTGGGCAGGGCCTGGAAGAGTACGGCGATGATCAGCGCGTGGGAGCCCAGGCCTACCACTTGAGCCGCCAGGAAGGTCGCGGCCGGCATGAGCGCGAACTTGGCGGACGAGGACGCGAGGATGGGTGCCGTCCACGACCGTGCGGCGCCGAAGCGCAGGGCGGCACCGATGCACAGCAGACCCAGCGGCATCGCGGCCGCACCCAGTGCCTGGATCGCCGGTGCGATGCCCGGCGGCAGGCTCAGGTCGAGGGCCTGGAGGAGGATGCCTCCCGCGCAGGCGAGGATGAGCGGGTTGGTCACCAGCTGTTTGACGACGCCCGAGAGGCTCGGGCGGGCGCTGCCGAACCGTGCGAAGACCAGCACGCACAGCACGTTGACCGTCGGCACGATCGCCGCGTTGCAGACCGCGGCGAAGGCGATGCCTTTGGTGCCGAACAGGCCGCCCGCGATCGTCACGCCGATGTAGTTGTTGAACCGGATGCTGCCCTGGAAGACCGACGTGAACGCATCGTCCCTCAGCCGCAGCATGGGCCTGCACGCGACGACCAGCACGGCCACGGCCACCGTGGAGGCGATCAGAACGGCGGCCAGGGCACGCACAGGCAGATCGTCGGTGTCGGCGGTCGCCAGACTGTGCAGGAACAGCGCGGGCAGCAGAACGCGATAGCTCAGCCGCTCGGCTTCCGGCCAGAAACTCTCGGCTGTGATCACCGTTCGCTTGAGCGCGTAGCCCAGCGCGATGAGCAGGACGACCGGAACGAGCGCCTTGATGGTCAGTGCGATCACGCCGGCGCCCCGTCCGGAGTGGCGACGTCGGCAGAGAAGTCAGTGGCCTGGGTACTGGGAGTCGTACGGCGCATACCGACAGGCTGATGTAACACCGCGAGGCATGACAACCATTACAGAACGCGCGCAAACCCCCTTGTCAGCCGTCGAAGCTGCGGCGAGAGGCCTCGATGTGACCGAAGTACCGGTGGGTCCAGTCACACATTCCGTCCACCGTCGCCCGTAGGCCCTGGCCCGGCTCGGTGAGGGTGTATTCGACCCGGGGCGGCACGGTGGGGTGCACCTTCCGGTCGACCAGGCCGTTGCGCTCCAGCATGCGCAGGTTCTGCGTGAGCATCTTGTGGCTGATGCCCTCGACCTCGTCCCTCAGCTCGCTGAAGCGCAGGGTGCGCTCACCGAGGGACTCGATGATCAGGAGCGCCCACTTGTTGGCGACGTCCGAGAAGATCTCCCGCGCCAAAGAGTCCGCGCGCGTCAGGTCCGCTTCGTCCGGCGAGTCGCTGAACTGCTTGGTCACCATCAGGTTCCCCAGTCACTGAAAAGTGCGTTCTTCCATGTCAGCGCTCACTCTCCTACGGTTTCCCAGTAACCACAAGAGACCACGGGAATCATGGAACGACGGAAACGAGCCCTCATCGCAAGGGCTCTGAACAAGGAGTCGGCATGGCCATCACTCTGGTGAACCCCGAAGGACTGACGAAGGTCGACCTCTACCGACAGGTATCGGTCGCCACCGGGTCGAAGCTGATCTACCTCGCCGGGCAGGTCGCCTGGGACGCCGACGGGGTCACGGTCGGCGAAGGTGACTTCGCCGCACAGGTCGAGCAGTCCTACCTCAATGTCGGCACGGCTCTGGCCGAGGTCGGCGCCTCGTTCGACAACGTGGTGAAACTGACCGTCTACCTCGTCGACTGGACCCCCGACAAGATGCCCCTGTTCGCGGAAGGGGTCGCACGCGCCGCCGCGAAGCTGGGGGTCACCCCGGCCGCACCGCTCACCGGGGTGGGTGTCGCCGCTCTGGCCGCGCCCGACCTCCTGGTCGAGGTCGAGGCCACCGCGATCATCGACTGAACAGGCGTCTCCGCCTGGAGCTTGTTCTCGACCCGTGGCGCTTGTTCATGGCCGCGGGCCCCGAACCGCGTGCTCCGAAGGGGCGGGGCGGCCGGATTCGAACCGACGTCCTCCGAGATGATGTCGCGGCGCACTACCTCTGTGCTACGACCCCGCCTTGGTCATGATCGTAGGCCCCAACTGCAAGGGACTGCCACCCTGTTTCGGCTCCACGGACGGCTGGTCGTACAGGAGGTGGTGCGGGAGGTGGTGCGGGATACTGCGGCAATGTTCGGGATACGGGACCGTCGGCGCGCGGTCGTCGTCCGGTGCGTGGTGGCCATTGTCCTGACCTTGATGACCGCTCTTACGGGCGTTGGCCGGGCCACGGCGGCGGAGAGGGGTCCGCGCGACATCACACAGGACTATTTCTACGTACCGCTGCATTCGCAGGAGCCGTACACCTCCGATGTGCTCGGCCTCGAGTTCGCGTACGACGGGCCGCCACGGAATGCCGAACTCACCGTGGACGCGGCGGGGATCGACGGCGTCGCGGTCGTCGCCTCGGGGGCCGACGGCTGCAGGCCGAGGATGCCGTCCTTCACCTGTTCCAAGCAGCTGCACCCCGACTCCCAGGGCTGGAACATGCAGGAGCTGAAGCTCCGCCCCGCAGCCGGGGTCCATGCCGGGGACTCCGGCACCCTGAGCTACACCCTCAAGCCGGAAGGCCTGCCCGCCGTCCGAGGCAGCCTGAAGGTGATCGCCGGGCGGCCCGAACTGCGAGTGAACGAGAGTCCCGCCCTCAAGACGATCGCCGTCGGTGAGACCTTCAGCGTGCCCATCGTCATCCGCAACACCGGCGATGTCCCTGCCCGCGGTGTCGTCCTGCTCATCGAAGGCAACGCAGATCTGTCCGCGGCCACCCGGCACAGCAACTGCCGCTACGCCAAGGACGCAGACACCGTCCAATGCCTCCTTCCCGACGCCGTCATAGCTCCCGGCGTGACGATGCGGGTGAAGCCGGTGCTGCGGGTCAAACCGAGCCGAGCCGCGCTGGCCGAGCGACTGTCCTACGGGGCGTGGTCCTTCCACTCCTCCGGACGGCACCCGGGCCCGCCATGCTGCGTGGGCGACCCCGCCCCCGGCCTCACGCCGGGGCAAGGCACACCCCTTTCCCTCACTCCGGACCCGACCGGCGGCAAAGGGACGACGTTCACCACCACCCCTGAGCCGGCGGAGGTGAAGGTGCCGGTGCGGAACACCGCCGACATCGAGGCGATCGGCGCAGCGCTGCGCGGCAAGGTCGGCACGACCCACCGCATCCGCGTCGGCTACCGCAACAACGGCCCCGCCGAGACGGGCGAGATCCGGACCGTGTTCATCGCACCGCCCGGCACGGAGGTGATCCGGGCGCCTTACGACCCCGAAGCCGAGGAGGAGATGGCCGACCAGGTCTGCCGGACGAAGAATCGCGGCCGCAGCTACACCTGCAGCCAGTACAGCGAGGTCGGCCAGAAGGTCTTCTACGAGTTCACCTTGCGCACCACCAGCGACGACACCCGTTCCGGCTGCGTGTCCGTCTCTGCCCGGACCGGCGAATCAGGGCCGGGCGGCAGCCGGGTCAAGGACACCGAACGCAGCAACGACACGGCACCCGTCCAGGTGGCCGAGAACGGCACGGTCTCCTGCGCTCTGCCCAAGGAGGGCGGCAGCGGAGTTGGCAGCTGGGCCGTCGGCACCGGGATCGCGGCCCTCGCCGGCTCGGCATTGCTCGTCGCCGGACACCGACGCAGGAAGGCGTCGCGATCGCGTCCGACACCAACACGCTGGTGGCTGACGCGCTTTGAACGTGAGATGTGAGCGGACGGAGGGGCTGCGCTCACCCTGGCCGCGCGGCCATGAGCTTGCGGGTGAACCTGTGCATGTGCGGGTCGAGGGTGTCCCCGGGCTCGGCGAGGACCCGTGACAGCGAGAGCCACTTGATCGCCGAGAATTCGTCCTCGTCGAAGGCGACGACACTGCCGACATCCGCCCCCAGGACGTACCAGAGCGACACGTCAGTGTGCCGTCCCTGCCCGCGCGTCTGCGTGATGGTCAGAAAAAACGGCTGCCTGCCGGCGACCACCGACGGAACGGCGTCGATGAACACTTCCTCGCGGCACTCACGCACCACCGTGTCCCACGGGTCCTCCATCGGCTCGACATGACCGCCACTGGGAAGCCACAGACCGGCCTTCCGGTGGGCGACCAGCAGGAGTTCGCCGCGCTTCTCGTCCAGGACCACGAAGTAGCTGACGAGATGGACCGGCGGCACATCGGGTTTCCGTACCCGATGGAGCGGAGCTCCGCCGGCAACCCACTCCACCGCCTCGGCGAGATGGGCACGCTCCTGTTCGTCCCAGGGACGAACACCCTCCAGCAGACTCGTCAGCCGCGCACGGAGAAGCTGGTCACGTTCGTCTGAAGCACCGGTCGCATTCACTGAGTTCATGATGCCAAGAAGCGGTGTTGCCGCGAGGGCGGCATGGACCGCAGAGGCTTCTTCGCAAAGAAGTCTTTGCGAAGAACCCTTTGCGGTCTAGGGTCACTCGGTATGACTGAACGGAGCGAGCGGCCACAGGACTTGACTCCCCATCCGGACTCGGTCGTTCTGGATGCCAAGGGGCTGCGTGCCCTCGCGCACCCGGTGCGGGTGCAGTTGGTGGGACTGCTGCGGAAGCATGGTCCGTCGACGGCCACCCGGCTTGCGGAGCGGCTGGGCGTCAATTCCGGCACGGCCAGCTACCATCTGCGCCAGCTCGGTGCGGCCGGTCTCGTCGAGGAGGACACGGAACGCGGCAACGCGCGGGAGCGCTGGTGGCGTTCGGTGCACCAGCGGACGTGGTTCAACGATCAAGAGCTGGTCGAGCGGGAACCCGAGGCCGCACTGGCCTACCTGCAGTCCGTCGCCGCCACGTACACCTCGCGCACCCAGCAGGCGCTCAACGAGCTTCAGACCATGCCTCGTGTCTGGCGGGACACCTTCGACATGAGCGACTGGCCCCTGCGGATCACTCCCGAGGAGGCTTCCGCGCTCTACGAGGAGTTGCGGGCAGTCATCTCCCGCTATCGGCAGGACACACCGGGGGCGGCGGCGCAGGCACCCGAGGGCGCCGAGCGGTTCTCCGTGATCACCCACCTCCTGCCCGAGCCCGACGCTCCCGCCACCTCGACGGGCACAGGCGCAGACGCCGATGCAGGCGCGGACGCGGGCACGGAGAGGCCATGACGAAGAAGGCCTCCGGTACGGACGACTTAGCCGACGCGCGCACCTTGCGTCCGCTGGGCGGGGTGCTCTCGGCGATGGCGGTGTCGCTGACGGGCACTCGGATCTCCGGCATCGCGCTGCCCTGGTTCGTACTCGTCACGACCGGCAGCGCAACCCGGACCGGACTCGTCGCCTTCTGCGAGATGGCCCCGTACGTGGTGGTCAAGGCGCTCACCGGACCGCTGGTGGACCGGGTGGGGCCGCGCGTCGTCTCCTGGGTCACCGACCTGGCCAGCGCGACGGCCGCCGCTGTCGTTCCCCTCCTCCACGGCCTGGGCCTGCTCTCCTTTCCCCTGCTGCTGGCCCTGGTCGCGCTGATCGGGGCGGCCCGTGGTCCGGGCGACCTCGCCAAGGAAGTCATGGTGCCGGAGGCGGCCGACCGCAGCCGGGTGCCGCTGGAGCGGGCCGCGGGCCTGTCCGGCGTGATCGAGCGGCTCGCCTCCACGGTCGGCCCCGCGGCCGCGGGATCCCTGGTGGCGCTGCTCGGCCCCCTGACGGGTCTTGTGGTCAACGCGGCCTGTTTCGCCGCCGGATCGGTGATCGTCGCGGTGGCACTGCCCCAGGACGTGGGACGCGCAACCGCGGCGCCCCCGTCGCCGGGCGGGGAGCCTGAGCCGGGCTACTGGCGGCGGTTCGGCGAAGGCTTCACCTTCCTGCGCGGCGATCCGCTGCTCCTCACCCTCATCGTCATGGTCGGGATCACCAACCTGCTGGATGCGGCCTTCAGCGCGGTGCTCATCCCTGTCTGGGCCAGGGAATCCGGCAACGGACCGACAGCGATCGGCCTGATGAGCGGCATGGCGGGAGCCGCGGCGATCGGCGGGAGCCTGCTGGCCACAGCGGTCGCACACCGGCTGCGGCGCCGGGCGGTGTTCTTCACCGGGTTCCTGGTCGCCGGGGCGCCGCGCTTCCTGGTCCTCGCCGCCGACGCACCGATGGGCGTCGTACTGGCCGTGTTCGCCGCCAGCGGGCTCGGCGCGGGCTTCCTCAACCCGATCATCGGGGCCGTCCTCTTCGAGCGGGTGCCCCGTCCCGTACTGGGCCGTGTCAACGCGCTCGGTGATTCGCTGGCCTGGTCCGGCATCCCCCTCGGCGGGCTGATCGCCGGGGCGGCGGTGGCCGTCGTCGGGCTCGTGCCGGTGCTGGTCACCTGCGGAGTCGCGTACTTCCTCGCCACGAACCTGACCGGGCTGCGGCCGGAATGGCGGGAGATGGACCTCGGACGCGGGGGCAGATCCTCGAAGCAGTCGTCCGAGGCACGCCCACTGGAAGCAAACCCGTAACTAAGGGGTTACGCTTTTCGTCATGGACGAAGTGGCCCACGCGATAGCGGATCCCGTACGCAGGGAAATCCTTCTCATGCTGCGTGGGGCCACGCTCACGGTGGGGGAGATCGCGCGTCGCTTCACCATCAGCCGGCCGGCGATCAGTCGTCATCTGCGGGTGCTGCGGGAGTGCGGGCTGGTCCGCGACGAGCTCGTGGGGCGGCAGCGGATGTACAGACTCGATGCGGCGCCGTTGGCGGAAGTCGCCGAGTGGATCGCCGTGATCCGCGCGCCGGGCGGCTGGGATCAGCGCCTGGACGCCCTTGAGACAGAGGTTCGTCGCACCCGCCGTGAGAGGTCCATGCGTCGCACGGCACCACATGGAGAACGTACGGAGGACACCGCATGAAACCAGTACCCAGCGGCCGGCTCGTGCCCACCGCCGACGGCAACGACCTGATCCTGACCCGTACGTTCCGGGCGCCCATCGATGACGTGTGGGCGAGCGTCACCGAATCGGAGCGCACGGCACGGTGGTTCGGTCCCTGGGAAGGGGACGCGGCGCCGGGTCGTACCATCCGGGTCCGGATGGCGTTCGAGGAGGGCGAGGCGTGGACCGAGGTGCGTATCGACGCGTGCGAGCCGCCGCGGCACCTCGCCGTCTCCACGTCCGACGAAGCGGGCGACTGGCGCATGGAACTGCGGCTGTCCGAGTCGGCCGGGACGACGGAGCTCCAGTTCGTCCATCACCTCACGACCACGAAGGGACTCGGCGAGATCGGACCGGGCTGGGAGTACTACCTGGACATGCTTGTCGCCTCACGCGACGGCACTCCGGCGCCGAGCTTCGACGACTACTACCCCTCGCAGCAGGCCTACTTCGAGGCCCTGGCGGACCAGCGGTCTTCATGAGGGCTCGGAGGGTCCCGGCAGTCAGTAGGTCGCCCTTCCGCCGCTGATGTCGTAGACGGCTCCGGTGGAGAAACTGACCCGGTCGGAGGACAGGAACGCGACGAGTTCGACCACCTCCTCGGGGCGGCCG contains:
- a CDS encoding MFS transporter, with product MTKKASGTDDLADARTLRPLGGVLSAMAVSLTGTRISGIALPWFVLVTTGSATRTGLVAFCEMAPYVVVKALTGPLVDRVGPRVVSWVTDLASATAAAVVPLLHGLGLLSFPLLLALVALIGAARGPGDLAKEVMVPEAADRSRVPLERAAGLSGVIERLASTVGPAAAGSLVALLGPLTGLVVNAACFAAGSVIVAVALPQDVGRATAAPPSPGGEPEPGYWRRFGEGFTFLRGDPLLLTLIVMVGITNLLDAAFSAVLIPVWARESGNGPTAIGLMSGMAGAAAIGGSLLATAVAHRLRRRAVFFTGFLVAGAPRFLVLAADAPMGVVLAVFAASGLGAGFLNPIIGAVLFERVPRPVLGRVNALGDSLAWSGIPLGGLIAGAAVAVVGLVPVLVTCGVAYFLATNLTGLRPEWREMDLGRGGRSSKQSSEARPLEANP
- a CDS encoding winged helix-turn-helix domain-containing protein codes for the protein MTERSERPQDLTPHPDSVVLDAKGLRALAHPVRVQLVGLLRKHGPSTATRLAERLGVNSGTASYHLRQLGAAGLVEEDTERGNARERWWRSVHQRTWFNDQELVEREPEAALAYLQSVAATYTSRTQQALNELQTMPRVWRDTFDMSDWPLRITPEEASALYEELRAVISRYRQDTPGAAAQAPEGAERFSVITHLLPEPDAPATSTGTGADADAGADAGTERP
- a CDS encoding metalloregulator ArsR/SmtB family transcription factor; the encoded protein is MDEVAHAIADPVRREILLMLRGATLTVGEIARRFTISRPAISRHLRVLRECGLVRDELVGRQRMYRLDAAPLAEVAEWIAVIRAPGGWDQRLDALETEVRRTRRERSMRRTAPHGERTEDTA
- a CDS encoding SRPBCC family protein; protein product: MKPVPSGRLVPTADGNDLILTRTFRAPIDDVWASVTESERTARWFGPWEGDAAPGRTIRVRMAFEEGEAWTEVRIDACEPPRHLAVSTSDEAGDWRMELRLSESAGTTELQFVHHLTTTKGLGEIGPGWEYYLDMLVASRDGTPAPSFDDYYPSQQAYFEALADQRSS